Proteins encoded by one window of Rhizobium sp. NLR16a:
- a CDS encoding trypsin-like serine protease, which produces MSTSISKVFNIAAVLLLLAAPTFAQQDTDFAGEDGGRVIGGQAAKKGEWPWQVKILAPDPEQRGRFGGHCGGSLISPRWILTAAHCVTSGRSGKQDLFARDLLIVEGKQKIDKVISVDGPDKPGLSVEDVIIHEDFDRKVFANDIALIKLAEPAVSKPAILASAADEAVESPGHTAVVTGWGYTKADHGWDDKYLPTELQEVELPLVSREDCRAAYRESSMRMNPIDERNVCAGYAEGGKDACQGDSGGPLVAQRPDKRWIQLGIVSWGAGCAEAEHYGVYTRVAAFRDWIAARTDGDVPNAPDTSAAAAEDQVAAIDTKRRPAASETTAGTKQKQTPAAQLEANLAITTPPGSTTAPAETTETPASPSPEGSQPEVQAPAAELPMAVRSPGDRALLIGIDDYEMREAKLTGSVDDVKAMQLFLVKTVGYRPEQIHTLTNRKATRAAILAEIDDWLVRQSQAGSRVFLYFSGQGSEEMGAEATTSPTLVAADAKLVREGAKVTVTNQIRETEIAARLNSLRDRRVTLLIDACHVGPGSRSAVAAPAGGTVRCLGPALASLQPPNRSGKEAKFSFGGETAMVWSAVNAGQWALVDTGAKPPLGVFTRRFIEGVQEGVARASDKPDVSNAALLDYVRRKSDEYCRAHSEDCRFTPVPQFYGLPDALGRDVVTGEEAKTPVAAVENTLKTDNEAGVAVDVLPGTSVSIGDKVAMRVSTKKSGYLILVDIDAAGKLTQLYPNKRSMGLKPTAKGGDNRLDPARPVVVPDARNPYIGFEYVVEGPAGVGMVVAILSDKPIEVLDLPDVPTPLVGQRAAFNYVYDLARSLRIVGDDETGVQGKWSFDSKFYRIR; this is translated from the coding sequence ATGAGCACGTCGATCAGCAAGGTCTTCAACATTGCGGCCGTCCTTCTGCTGCTGGCCGCGCCGACGTTTGCGCAGCAGGATACCGATTTTGCCGGTGAGGATGGCGGGCGGGTGATCGGCGGCCAGGCGGCGAAGAAGGGCGAATGGCCCTGGCAGGTGAAGATCCTGGCGCCCGATCCCGAGCAGCGCGGCCGCTTCGGCGGCCATTGCGGCGGCTCGCTGATTTCGCCGCGCTGGATCCTGACCGCCGCCCATTGCGTCACCAGCGGCCGTTCCGGCAAGCAGGATCTCTTCGCCCGCGACCTCCTGATCGTCGAGGGAAAGCAGAAGATCGACAAGGTGATCTCGGTTGACGGCCCTGATAAGCCGGGGCTGTCCGTCGAGGACGTGATCATTCACGAGGATTTCGACCGCAAGGTCTTCGCCAACGACATTGCCCTCATCAAGCTTGCCGAACCTGCCGTCTCGAAGCCGGCAATCCTCGCCTCCGCCGCCGACGAGGCCGTGGAAAGCCCCGGCCACACCGCCGTCGTCACCGGCTGGGGTTACACCAAGGCCGATCACGGCTGGGATGACAAATACCTGCCGACCGAACTGCAGGAGGTCGAGCTGCCGCTCGTCTCGCGCGAGGATTGCCGCGCCGCCTATCGCGAGAGCTCGATGCGCATGAACCCGATCGACGAGCGCAATGTCTGCGCCGGTTACGCCGAGGGCGGCAAGGATGCCTGCCAGGGCGACAGCGGCGGGCCGCTGGTCGCGCAGCGCCCCGACAAGCGCTGGATCCAGCTCGGCATCGTCAGCTGGGGCGCCGGCTGCGCCGAGGCCGAACATTACGGGGTCTATACCCGCGTCGCCGCCTTCCGCGACTGGATCGCCGCCAGGACGGACGGTGACGTGCCGAACGCGCCCGACACTTCGGCTGCTGCCGCCGAGGATCAGGTGGCGGCAATCGACACCAAGCGCCGGCCTGCTGCAAGCGAGACGACGGCCGGCACCAAGCAGAAGCAGACGCCGGCTGCACAGCTCGAGGCCAACCTTGCAATTACGACGCCGCCCGGCAGCACGACCGCGCCTGCGGAAACGACGGAGACTCCAGCATCGCCTTCGCCCGAAGGCAGCCAGCCCGAGGTTCAGGCGCCGGCCGCCGAGCTGCCCATGGCAGTGCGTTCTCCCGGCGACCGCGCGCTTCTGATCGGCATCGACGATTATGAGATGCGCGAGGCGAAGCTGACCGGCTCGGTCGACGATGTGAAGGCGATGCAGCTCTTCCTCGTCAAGACGGTCGGCTACCGTCCGGAACAGATCCACACGCTCACCAATCGCAAGGCCACCCGCGCGGCGATCCTTGCCGAGATCGACGACTGGCTGGTGCGCCAGTCTCAAGCCGGCAGCCGCGTCTTCCTCTATTTCAGCGGCCAGGGCTCCGAGGAAATGGGCGCCGAGGCGACGACGAGCCCGACACTGGTTGCCGCCGATGCCAAGCTGGTGCGCGAGGGGGCCAAGGTGACCGTCACCAACCAGATCCGCGAGACCGAAATCGCCGCACGGCTGAACAGCCTCAGGGACCGCCGCGTCACGCTGCTGATCGATGCCTGCCATGTCGGCCCCGGCAGCCGCAGCGCGGTGGCCGCGCCCGCCGGCGGCACGGTGCGCTGCCTCGGCCCGGCTCTGGCGTCGCTGCAGCCGCCGAACCGCTCTGGCAAGGAAGCGAAATTCTCCTTCGGCGGCGAAACGGCGATGGTCTGGTCGGCGGTCAATGCCGGGCAATGGGCGCTGGTCGATACCGGGGCCAAACCGCCGCTCGGCGTCTTCACCCGCCGCTTCATCGAAGGCGTGCAGGAAGGGGTGGCGCGCGCTTCCGACAAGCCTGACGTCAGCAACGCCGCCCTGCTTGATTATGTCAGGCGCAAATCGGACGAATATTGCCGGGCCCATTCCGAGGACTGCCGCTTCACGCCGGTGCCGCAATTCTACGGCCTCCCGGATGCGCTTGGCCGCGACGTCGTCACCGGAGAGGAGGCGAAGACCCCGGTCGCCGCCGTCGAAAACACGCTGAAGACCGACAATGAGGCGGGCGTGGCCGTCGACGTGCTGCCCGGCACCTCGGTCAGCATCGGCGACAAGGTGGCGATGCGCGTCTCCACCAAGAAATCAGGCTACCTGATCCTCGTCGATATCGACGCCGCCGGCAAGCTGACGCAGCTCTATCCCAACAAGCGCTCGATGGGCCTGAAGCCGACGGCGAAGGGCGGCGACAACCGGCTCGATCCGGCCCGGCCGGTGGTCGTGCCGGATGCCCGCAATCCCTATATCGGTTTCGAATATGTGGTGGAGGGGCCGGCCGGCGTCGGCATGGTCGTCGCCATTCTCAGCGACAAGCCGATCGAAGTGCTCGACCTGCCTGACGTGCCGACACCGCTCGTCGGCCAGCGCGCCGCCTTCAACTATGTCTACGACCTCGCCCGCAGCCTCAGGATCGTCGGCGACGACGAGACCGGCGTCCAGGGCAAATGGTCGTTCGATTCCAAATTCTATCGCATCCGCTGA
- a CDS encoding NYN domain-containing protein translates to MPEPRSPRLAVLIDADNASAKIVDGLFEEIAKIGEASVRRIYGDFANARSKAWIDVLARHAIIPQQQFAYTTGKNASDITLVIDAMDLLHSGRFDGFCLVSSDSDFTRLASRIREQGIDVFGFGEQKTPESFRQACRRFIYTENLTPSVVSNGTDAAQVASSLRPPSAATPIIKRVIAQMETEDGWIPLGAVGTQLANLASDFDPRTFGFKKLSDLIKKTNSFEVDHAEGGQFRIRLKPAPTKSRVKPAT, encoded by the coding sequence ATGCCTGAACCACGCTCGCCACGTCTTGCTGTTCTAATCGACGCTGACAACGCCTCCGCAAAGATCGTTGACGGTCTATTCGAGGAAATAGCCAAGATCGGCGAAGCGAGCGTGCGGCGCATCTATGGCGACTTCGCCAATGCTCGCTCCAAGGCATGGATCGACGTCCTCGCAAGACACGCGATCATCCCTCAACAACAGTTTGCCTACACCACGGGCAAGAACGCATCAGACATCACGCTGGTCATCGATGCGATGGACTTGCTGCATAGTGGCCGCTTCGACGGTTTCTGCCTGGTGTCATCAGATAGCGATTTCACGCGTCTCGCCTCACGCATTCGGGAACAAGGGATCGATGTCTTCGGCTTCGGGGAGCAGAAGACGCCGGAGAGCTTCCGCCAGGCATGCCGGCGGTTCATCTACACGGAAAATCTGACGCCTTCGGTCGTGTCGAACGGAACGGACGCCGCACAGGTTGCGTCTTCCCTACGGCCGCCGAGCGCCGCAACACCGATCATCAAAAGAGTAATCGCGCAGATGGAAACCGAGGATGGATGGATCCCGCTCGGCGCGGTCGGAACCCAACTTGCCAATCTCGCATCCGACTTCGACCCACGGACGTTCGGATTCAAGAAGTTGAGCGATCTGATTAAGAAGACGAACTCCTTCGAGGTCGATCATGCCGAAGGCGGGCAATTTCGTATCCGCCTGAAACCTGCGCCAACAAAAAGCAGGGTGAAGCCGGCAACCTAA
- a CDS encoding DUF982 domain-containing protein, whose amino-acid sequence MCWNTSTAFTPVGFALRGPKSRKIVWTLGDAARLLMNDWPCDDGEEYMAAVKACVDAITGKIAPEQFREVLLRAADEAGIRTLSLVPLGMGGPRPGLPPMMRS is encoded by the coding sequence ATGTGCTGGAATACATCAACAGCATTCACGCCTGTCGGTTTTGCTTTGCGGGGTCCGAAATCTCGCAAAATCGTGTGGACATTGGGCGACGCGGCGCGTCTCCTGATGAACGACTGGCCTTGCGATGACGGCGAGGAATATATGGCTGCCGTCAAAGCCTGCGTCGACGCCATCACCGGCAAAATTGCCCCGGAACAATTCCGCGAAGTGCTTTTGCGTGCGGCCGACGAGGCGGGTATCCGTACGCTATCGCTGGTTCCGCTGGGAATGGGAGGGCCGCGGCCGGGCCTGCCGCCGATGATGCGATCGTAG
- a CDS encoding serine/threonine protein kinase, translating into MRSDLIARYTIGEPVYENEFIVYPAQDKRMDRSVFIVAPDVALKLDKARFERVWTSVNEAKSLTARRFVEIEDLIPPSPEDDNFYIVEKRPSKTLHQYLEETEMVAYDRAIEIGRHILEGLATLHGAGYAHNALTDQCIYVSEDYSGLSVRIGNLHLISKIGEHIIPPYAPEFGAPEIYASGTFSASAALDIYAMGMIAYKLFLPRQTYASVFDSVMVWEDEHQREQSWKNIHLDPSNIFPRLDVLIPGFPEGLASLIERMLSRDPAQRPRMGADALGEFSRVTTGIQPMAWDPRGGMPQQPEAPKRKKWTLAHFSMIGALLLICIGVGVVTIPKLLRPDPKLVADVGTWKKEAESRRDKAVAAKAPERPSGDEAKLSYDAGAAALTEANAALKDEDYKKALPGYQKAAISLGKSLISISKENAEKAKSAAAAAGGDKAPSFAEADSKMKAAADSAAAQQMHGAVDNYEAAKTAYDDLAKGLTALSAAEKDATAKRETVTRIGAGDSPDVAKASGLMTEAKAKAEQWQLPAATSGYGDAAKLFAALISDVMAAKDEATALRQKVTDLHASLTTRAGPTDPTLAALAPKLTEADGRYTAEAYKLAIAAYQPILTDLQALSARGFCPVAPNVAFETIPAGSYPLDNVRLMTSSLKELGGMLGVANGAVKVEKSFCMQAKAVTRAEMAEYYTANSDPASAQAYAGNPEQPADDVPLAEAQNYTAWLSKQLNAPVHLPSATEWMASAVKLTTEKLPDNGDIILQWSATPCEAGGNVAFMAQEGSTFVVCSDASAGGIFRVSAELK; encoded by the coding sequence ATGAGAAGTGATCTGATCGCCCGCTACACGATCGGCGAGCCGGTCTATGAAAACGAGTTCATCGTCTATCCGGCTCAGGACAAGCGGATGGATCGTTCGGTCTTCATCGTCGCGCCCGATGTGGCGCTGAAACTGGACAAGGCCCGCTTCGAGCGGGTCTGGACCTCGGTCAACGAGGCCAAATCGCTGACGGCGCGGCGCTTCGTCGAGATCGAGGATCTGATCCCGCCATCGCCGGAAGACGACAACTTTTATATCGTCGAGAAGCGGCCGTCGAAGACGCTGCACCAGTATCTCGAGGAAACCGAGATGGTCGCCTATGACCGCGCCATCGAGATCGGCCGCCATATCCTCGAAGGGCTGGCGACGCTGCACGGGGCCGGTTACGCCCACAATGCCCTGACCGACCAGTGCATCTACGTGTCGGAGGATTATTCCGGCCTCTCGGTCCGGATCGGCAACCTGCACCTGATCTCCAAGATCGGCGAGCACATCATCCCGCCCTATGCGCCGGAATTCGGCGCGCCGGAGATCTATGCCAGCGGCACATTCTCGGCCTCCGCCGCACTCGACATCTATGCGATGGGCATGATCGCCTACAAGCTCTTCCTGCCGCGGCAGACCTATGCCAGCGTCTTCGACAGCGTCATGGTCTGGGAGGACGAGCACCAGCGCGAGCAGAGCTGGAAGAACATCCATCTCGACCCCTCCAACATCTTCCCGCGCCTCGACGTGCTGATCCCCGGATTTCCCGAGGGCCTGGCCAGCCTGATCGAGAGAATGCTGAGCCGCGATCCGGCCCAGCGACCGCGCATGGGCGCCGATGCGCTCGGCGAATTCAGCCGCGTCACCACGGGCATCCAGCCGATGGCCTGGGACCCGCGCGGCGGCATGCCGCAACAGCCGGAAGCGCCGAAGCGGAAGAAATGGACGCTGGCGCATTTCTCGATGATCGGTGCGCTGCTCCTGATCTGCATCGGTGTCGGCGTCGTCACGATCCCGAAGCTGCTGCGCCCCGATCCCAAGCTCGTCGCCGATGTCGGCACCTGGAAGAAGGAGGCCGAAAGCCGCAGGGACAAAGCCGTCGCCGCCAAGGCGCCGGAACGCCCCTCCGGCGACGAGGCGAAGCTCTCCTATGATGCCGGCGCCGCCGCACTGACCGAGGCTAATGCCGCCCTCAAGGATGAGGACTACAAGAAGGCGCTTCCGGGCTATCAGAAGGCCGCCATCAGCCTTGGCAAATCGCTGATCTCAATCTCGAAAGAAAACGCTGAAAAGGCCAAATCGGCCGCTGCCGCCGCCGGCGGCGACAAGGCCCCGAGTTTTGCCGAGGCCGACAGCAAGATGAAGGCCGCCGCCGACAGCGCCGCCGCCCAGCAGATGCATGGCGCGGTCGACAACTATGAAGCAGCGAAAACGGCTTACGACGATCTCGCCAAGGGGCTGACCGCGCTGTCGGCAGCCGAAAAGGACGCCACGGCAAAACGCGAAACCGTCACCCGCATCGGCGCCGGCGACAGCCCCGACGTCGCCAAGGCGAGCGGCCTGATGACCGAGGCCAAGGCCAAGGCCGAGCAATGGCAGCTGCCGGCCGCGACCTCCGGCTACGGCGACGCCGCCAAGCTCTTCGCCGCACTGATATCGGATGTGATGGCGGCCAAGGACGAGGCGACGGCGCTGAGGCAGAAAGTCACCGATCTCCACGCCTCGCTGACGACGCGCGCCGGCCCCACTGATCCGACACTTGCCGCGCTGGCGCCGAAGCTCACCGAGGCCGATGGCCGCTACACCGCCGAGGCCTACAAGCTCGCCATCGCAGCCTATCAGCCGATCCTGACCGATCTCCAAGCGCTCTCGGCGCGCGGCTTCTGCCCGGTTGCACCCAATGTCGCCTTCGAGACCATCCCTGCCGGCAGCTATCCGCTCGACAACGTCCGGCTGATGACCTCGTCGCTGAAGGAGCTCGGCGGCATGCTCGGCGTCGCCAATGGCGCCGTGAAGGTCGAAAAATCCTTCTGCATGCAGGCCAAGGCGGTCACCCGCGCCGAGATGGCCGAGTATTACACCGCCAACTCAGACCCGGCCTCCGCCCAGGCCTATGCCGGCAATCCCGAGCAGCCGGCCGACGACGTGCCGCTCGCCGAGGCGCAGAACTATACCGCCTGGCTGTCGAAACAGCTGAACGCCCCCGTCCACCTGCCGTCGGCGACCGAATGGATGGCCAGCGCCGTCAAGCTGACGACGGAAAAACTGCCCGACAACGGCGACATCATCCTGCAATGGAGCGCCACCCCCTGCGAAGCCGGCGGCAACGTCGCCTTCATGGCCCAGGAGGGCTCCACTTTCGTCGTCTGCTCGGATGCTTCGGCCGGCGGGATTTTTCGGGTGAGCGCCGAATTGAAGTGA
- a CDS encoding serpin family protein — protein sequence MSRSILLAGLSASLMALAPAHAGDATDTRAVLAAQAGLAVDLIDRTLAKEGAANIMVSPASLAAALGLASLGASDAGKAAIARGLGFGDAVKGPEKVLDEMNPKTPPAADAPLASGVAIVFDDKLALLPDALPMLAGHRIKPSIEDLDQPQSVEHINGWVRQATRDAIPAILETPPGGGFISLGALSFKARWKTAFEAQSPAAPFRRPDGSTVSVPMMHLAGDGQKFRVDDRFAAVDLAYSGETYRMVVIAARSEKGVGGSDLKTLASWLQGEKFEAAKGEIFLPRFSLNDGRDLMPTLHAMGLSPDKASDAAFPRFTTENISLSRVLQKTMIKVDENGTEAAAATAVVTERSIDPKLVRVSADARFAFALRDTKTGLFLAAGLIGDPLLAGE from the coding sequence ATGTCGAGATCCATTCTGCTGGCGGGCCTTTCCGCTTCCCTGATGGCGCTGGCGCCCGCCCATGCGGGCGATGCCACCGACACCAGGGCGGTCCTTGCCGCCCAGGCCGGGCTTGCCGTCGACCTGATCGACCGCACGCTGGCGAAAGAGGGGGCGGCCAACATCATGGTGTCGCCGGCAAGCCTTGCCGCCGCGCTGGGTCTCGCGAGCCTCGGCGCCTCGGATGCGGGCAAGGCGGCCATCGCACGGGGGCTGGGTTTCGGCGATGCGGTCAAGGGGCCGGAGAAGGTGCTCGACGAGATGAACCCGAAGACGCCGCCGGCGGCGGATGCGCCGCTGGCCTCAGGTGTTGCGATCGTCTTCGACGACAAGCTGGCGCTCCTCCCCGATGCCCTCCCCATGCTGGCCGGTCACCGTATCAAGCCGTCGATCGAGGATCTCGATCAGCCCCAATCCGTCGAGCACATCAACGGCTGGGTCAGGCAGGCGACGCGCGACGCCATTCCGGCGATCCTGGAAACGCCGCCCGGCGGCGGCTTCATCAGCCTCGGCGCGCTCTCCTTCAAGGCGCGCTGGAAAACCGCCTTCGAGGCTCAGAGCCCGGCCGCCCCGTTTCGGCGGCCGGACGGCTCGACGGTCTCGGTGCCGATGATGCATCTTGCCGGCGACGGCCAGAAATTCCGCGTCGACGATCGTTTCGCAGCCGTCGACCTCGCCTATTCTGGTGAAACCTACCGCATGGTGGTGATCGCGGCGCGCTCGGAAAAGGGTGTCGGCGGTTCCGATCTCAAAACCCTTGCCTCCTGGCTCCAGGGCGAGAAATTCGAAGCCGCCAAGGGGGAAATCTTCCTGCCCCGCTTTTCCCTCAATGACGGGCGTGATTTGATGCCGACACTCCATGCCATGGGCCTTTCGCCTGATAAGGCGAGCGATGCGGCTTTTCCCAGGTTCACCACGGAAAACATCAGCTTGTCGCGCGTTCTGCAGAAGACGATGATCAAGGTCGATGAGAATGGCACGGAAGCGGCGGCGGCAACGGCCGTGGTCACCGAGCGCAGCATCGATCCGAAACTGGTGCGCGTGAGCGCCGACGCCCGTTTCGCCTTCGCGCTTCGCGATACGAAGACCGGCCTGTTTCTCGCCGCCGGCCTGATCGGCGATCCGCTTCTGGCGGGTGAATGA
- a CDS encoding DEAD/DEAH box helicase family protein — MVDFKKKLGGKAVEKPTDPVKLYDTLDREADKGPLRPAQIAVLTKWFEIDTDKRDTIVKLHTGQGKTLIGLLMLQSRLNAGHGPVVYICPNNFLVDQTCEQARQFGIRTCTSDGDLPEDFIDGRSIFVTSVQKVFNGLTKFGLNKQSVPVDTMLMDDAHACSDTIRNQCRIHIPREEEAYSLLKALFSADLEQQGMGTYADIENEKRDAFLPVPYWAWIPREAEVAGILSKNSDRKSIKFAWPLLKNLLTHCQCVISGNAVEIEPYIPPLDAFGSYDKARHRIFMSATVTDDAFLVKGLRLSPETIVKPLTYDGEKWSGEKMVLLPSLIHEDLDHGFIVEKFAKSSKRRTYGRVALVPSFEKAKPWESGGALVPKTETIGTAIDALSRGEFDETVVLANRYDGVDLPDKTCRILVFDSKPYAESLTDLYEEQCRPHSAATLMRTVRTVEQGMGRSVRGEKDYSVVVVIGSDLVRLLRDKSSRRFLSSQMATQIEIGLEITNMAKQDIEDGMEPLQAFVDLANKCIKRDDDWKAFYAEQMEKVSVAGSDQTALKLYKSELDAELAHIRGDYAGAVKMVQAIIDKGTLDDDEKGWHLQTQARYNFMSNRAEADVLQIAAHKRNRLLLKPASGVTVTKLTVVSQGRAERVKKWIRAHNDYADLNVVVTEMLGRLVFGTKADKFEAALNELSFALGFVGERPDAEWKEGPDNLWALDDSQYILFECKSEVGVTRAEINKREAEQMNRSSAWFAKHYKEMKVKRLIIHPAGKIESAAAFTHYVEGVREPDLKKLIKATREFFKSFENQNLDDLTATHIQKVLEAHGLSVPDLLSKYSRQLKDMK, encoded by the coding sequence ATGGTTGACTTCAAGAAGAAACTTGGCGGCAAGGCCGTCGAGAAACCGACGGACCCCGTCAAGCTTTACGACACTTTGGATCGCGAAGCGGACAAAGGCCCTTTGCGCCCTGCACAGATTGCCGTGCTCACAAAATGGTTCGAGATCGACACTGACAAGCGCGACACGATCGTCAAGTTGCATACGGGTCAAGGCAAGACGCTGATCGGCCTTCTCATGCTGCAGTCGCGTTTGAACGCCGGCCATGGACCAGTGGTCTATATCTGTCCGAACAACTTCCTGGTCGACCAGACATGTGAGCAGGCACGCCAATTTGGAATACGGACGTGTACTTCGGACGGTGATCTGCCAGAGGATTTCATCGACGGCCGATCCATCTTCGTCACATCGGTGCAGAAGGTATTCAATGGCCTGACTAAGTTCGGACTCAACAAGCAGTCGGTACCGGTCGACACCATGTTGATGGACGACGCGCATGCCTGTTCGGACACGATTCGCAACCAGTGCCGAATCCACATCCCCCGCGAGGAGGAAGCCTACAGCCTATTGAAGGCATTGTTTTCCGCCGATCTGGAACAGCAGGGTATGGGCACCTACGCCGATATAGAGAACGAGAAACGAGACGCGTTCCTGCCTGTGCCTTACTGGGCATGGATCCCGCGAGAAGCAGAGGTAGCCGGCATCCTTTCGAAGAATTCCGACCGCAAGTCGATCAAGTTCGCCTGGCCCCTGCTCAAAAATCTTTTGACCCATTGCCAGTGCGTCATTTCAGGGAATGCCGTCGAGATCGAGCCCTACATCCCGCCGCTCGACGCCTTCGGTTCTTACGACAAGGCCAGACATCGCATCTTCATGTCCGCCACCGTCACCGACGACGCATTCCTAGTCAAAGGCTTACGGCTTTCGCCGGAAACGATCGTCAAACCGCTGACGTACGACGGGGAAAAGTGGTCGGGCGAAAAGATGGTCCTGTTGCCGTCGCTCATCCACGAGGATTTGGACCACGGTTTCATCGTCGAGAAATTTGCCAAAAGCAGCAAGAGGCGAACTTACGGACGCGTGGCGCTCGTGCCCAGCTTTGAAAAGGCGAAACCTTGGGAAAGCGGTGGCGCCTTAGTCCCGAAGACAGAGACTATCGGCACGGCGATCGACGCGCTTTCTCGAGGAGAGTTCGACGAGACCGTCGTCCTCGCGAACCGCTATGATGGGGTTGATCTACCCGACAAGACGTGCCGCATCCTCGTCTTCGATTCGAAGCCATACGCCGAAAGTCTCACGGACCTCTACGAAGAGCAATGCCGTCCGCATAGCGCCGCGACCCTAATGCGTACCGTGCGGACCGTTGAGCAGGGCATGGGTAGAAGCGTGCGCGGCGAGAAGGACTACTCGGTCGTAGTTGTCATCGGTTCCGATCTCGTCCGACTGCTTCGGGATAAGTCTTCGCGTCGGTTTCTTTCGTCGCAAATGGCCACGCAGATCGAGATCGGCCTCGAAATCACCAATATGGCCAAGCAGGATATCGAAGACGGCATGGAGCCATTGCAGGCCTTTGTCGATCTCGCGAACAAATGTATCAAGCGAGACGACGACTGGAAGGCGTTCTATGCCGAGCAAATGGAGAAGGTTTCAGTGGCCGGCTCCGATCAAACGGCTTTGAAGCTCTATAAATCTGAGTTGGACGCCGAACTAGCACACATCAGGGGCGACTACGCCGGTGCCGTTAAGATGGTTCAGGCCATCATCGATAAGGGTACCCTAGACGATGATGAGAAGGGTTGGCATTTGCAAACCCAGGCCCGATACAATTTCATGTCCAATCGCGCCGAAGCAGATGTTCTTCAGATCGCCGCGCACAAACGGAACAGGCTCCTGCTTAAACCCGCGTCCGGCGTTACTGTCACCAAACTCACGGTGGTGAGCCAAGGCCGCGCAGAGCGCGTCAAGAAATGGATAAGAGCCCACAACGATTATGCAGACCTTAATGTCGTGGTCACCGAAATGCTGGGCAGACTGGTTTTCGGAACGAAGGCAGACAAGTTTGAGGCCGCGCTTAACGAGTTGAGCTTTGCTCTTGGTTTCGTCGGAGAACGGCCGGATGCAGAGTGGAAGGAGGGCCCGGACAACCTTTGGGCATTGGACGACAGCCAGTACATCTTGTTCGAATGCAAGAGCGAAGTCGGCGTGACTCGTGCCGAGATAAATAAGCGGGAAGCCGAGCAGATGAACCGGTCGAGCGCCTGGTTCGCCAAGCATTACAAGGAAATGAAGGTCAAGCGTCTCATTATCCATCCGGCAGGAAAGATCGAAAGCGCTGCGGCGTTTACCCACTACGTGGAAGGCGTCCGGGAGCCGGACCTTAAGAAACTAATAAAAGCCACGCGCGAGTTCTTCAAGTCGTTCGAAAACCAGAACCTTGACGATCTCACCGCAACCCATATTCAAAAGGTACTCGAAGCCCACGGATTGTCGGTTCCGGACCTTCTCTCGAAATACTCTCGCCAGCTCAAGGACATGAAGTAA